The DNA region GCCTCTTGAAGAATGTTCTCTATCGGCGGATCCTCAACAACCTTCTCATTCTCGACAACTGCCTCATGAAGAATGTTCTCTATCGGCgaatcattctcattctcaatctTCTTCTGCTCCAATTCAACACTGTCCTGCAAAATGGCTCCATTATTAACCTTCTCATTCTCCTTTTGctcctcttcttcatcgagaATATCATTCAGACCAATGGAATTCTCCTCTTCTTCGTCACGAATGTCATTTAGACCGAGGTCATTCTCCTTTTGCTCCTGctacaaaattgaaaagaatttatatttaggatgcgtcaagcagctgcgtcaagcagctgcgtcaagcagctacgtcaagcagctgcgtcagaCATAAAGTAGTAAAATACAGAAAGCTCAAACAGAATTACCTAGTTGGTGACATGGCTGGCGAACTGGTTGCTTAGACTGAGAATCATCTTTTCAAACCGAATAAAGtagttttgttgattcaatttgatgtctcttatgtctctcttcatctcttcgacatctttctttatcacTTCGGCATCCTTTATCTGAACAGGATGGGGGACTCATGTTACGCAGGCTACGACGCTTGGTGGCTTCTTTGTTGGGGGgatatatcatcatattcaaccttcctcttcctcttagaaggttggacagtagtaggttcttcatcaacatcttcatcatcatcttcatcaacatcttcatcagcctttctcttttTTCCCCATTAGTAActccctcaaacaaatcatcgaatgaattgtcaatttgttcaaaatcctccccactgtacaaactcgtctccgtggaggactcttccatcttagAAAACACAGTGCTATTAAAGACAGATTGTACCTCCTGAAATGTATTCTTCCTTTTGGATTGATACAACAGTATCCTTGGGCGAAAAGGGCCATCAACGTCTTTCCTTGTGGAGAATTTAGGGACAAAGTTTTGAATGATCTCATAGCTCCACACTTGTAGTGCTAGTACAAACCCATAAACGTTATAAGCAAAAGAATTAGTAACTTCACTCCCTTTCCTGGACATATATACGGACCTGTGGTGTTTCATGTCCTGGTCAAGACCCCTCATGGTGAATCTAAGGGACaactttccccatggaaatcggaggaaatcttcaacatcttcaatcatatgaatgattttgagatttaaaatcCGTTTTGGGTCATATGAGAAGAGGAACTAGTTAATCAAGTAGACCAGCCCGATCTTCCATGCGTCTTCCTTATCGGTGCGTTTCATAAAAATAGATTCCAACTCCATCATTCGAATTGTcgtattccttttgaaatattttatcagcaagggtggacaacctcgacattcatctttgtatataggcaatctgtcgaagttgaggcctgtaatcaatgcgtactctttcagaccaaaagtatattcctccccattcaagttgaaaatcatcctattcAAATTGGCCTTTACCTTCCGAAGCAGCAACTGATGTAAAATTGTCCCTGAGAACAACAAGTCTGGGACTTCTTtcaataaatattgaaattgagAATTTAGAGCCCTCTCCATAAGACCCAGCACTTCAAACCTATCAGATACTTTTTTTTAGGGCTAGGACAGATTTCAATGAAATCCTACCAGGAAAATCATAAACCGTGaagtctgccatctacaaaagggaaaacaaaaacaaaaatgtttgtgaaaacctttcacaacaaatataaacaaacgagAAGAAAAGCAACCGTCAAAATAGCTAGAAACAACTGTCAACTGCGTTACGCAACTGCGTCACGAAACTGAGTGACGCAGCCCAACCCATAAaccatgcatgaaccatttgaaagcaagaagcatcctaccctaaaccctaacataaaacatgcatgaaccatttgaaagCAGAAAGAAACCTACCCTAcaaccctaacataaaacatgcatgaaccatttgaaagcaagaagccaccctaaaaccctaacataaaacatgcatgaaccatttgcaagcatgaagcaaccctaaaccctaacataaacgatgaatgaaccatttgcaaacaagaagcaaccaaccctaaaacctaacatgaacataaatcaaTGAACGAACCATAACATAAACTAACATAACTAAAACTAACCTGATGAAGTCAATAAATGAAcgagaagacgaagacgaagacgagcaGAAAGAGACATCGAGGCAAGTGCGTCGTCGggtgcgagagagagagagagcatgaatagtggtcgaggcttatttgggtttttatataaaataaaaataaatgtgacgcatcgtatcctacttgacgcatctGAGTTGACGCATCTGAGTTGACGCATCTGAGTTGACGCATctgagttgacgcatccgagttgacgcatccgagatgacgcatccatcttgacgcatccgagatgacgcatccatcttgacgcatccgagttgacgcatccgagttgacgcatccgagatgacgcatcctacgtgacgcatcctacgtgacgcatcctaccaaacaaacaacctgcattcaacgaatcagcAAATCAATGAGGAACGTTCTGTAAAGGAAATATACACGAACTGAATAGGAAATCGAAACAAACAataacgaaataaacacaaaatatagtggaatggtcgaatgaaatgtcaatttgttcaaaatcctCCGCGTTGTGCAAACTCGtctccgttggaagttcttcgCAGCTATAGGCCATTGAATATGGTGGAATGGACgacggtgcctcttcgattgGTTTTTCAgcgatgaaaaagaagagaaagtcttCTCCGTCACCATTAGGGTTCACGGTGGAGTGGAGAAGACGGGGAAGAAAGGGggtggatgagagagaaaatgaatcgaaaatgaaaaaaaattatgactttATGGGGTTtagggtgcgtcacgcatctagagggtgcgtgacgcatggGTATAATGGTCATTAAAAAGTTTGGgagtcaccagcgctataaaaattagTTGCCTGCACCGTACGCATTTAGCCCCctttttggggtcatttcctcaaatttcccaaaaATTAGTGTCTAAACAAAGTACACTCATTTACTATAAATGAAGCACCAAGTTAATGTTGCTGCACAATAAACTCTTCCTTCCTTCTAAAAATGATATTGATCTAGTAAAATTGATTTGTTCATCTTTTCTTCGCTCGTGTAATAGATTTGTGTGAAGTcatataacatttatatttttgagttaCTTCTAATTTGATCTTTTAGTAATGATCCTTGAATTACcattgtcaaaataaaattatcttcttaaatatttgattattcaatagttattttaagtaaaattatatatattaaaaaaattaattttaataagacaaatcaaaataaaacttttatttaaaaatatgattattacatGTATGTGTAACCTCGGAAAATCCTCTTCCGCAACTTAGCACGTGTTTGGAGAAAACGTGATAATATGGGGGGACCCGGGTAGCTCGAAATTCGAtaatttcaaccttggtttgcgtgtcagacatattttaaaataaaacattatttaaaaaaaattgatagtacctgaccgtttttaaaattaattatgtaaaaataattaattttattcaaatattaataatctaggtatttgttataatcaactgacgatttgatttgaaatctggtttaaattaattaaacataattaattttaaaagatattatttatttgaagacaaagtcgtcaattgattttagaaaaatcaataaaatggtatacgtgtacaaacgtattttatactagagtttcgtTTTTTGGTTTAAAGTTTGGTAATAATCGGGAAAGGCTTTCACGCTTCATTCTCCGTACCTGTCCGAAGACGatttctacttataaagttgactttttaAAATAGGTTGTATCACATTTTAgtttaactaattattcttcCAATCTTAGTCTTACTTTTAGGTTTTAacgttattaaaatattgaagaatcaatatttaaatgctggtacctGTTGCGGATGATAAATAAGGTGCaaatacctaaagaatatcAGAGATTTTAAAGGTATTAGGGTTTATAAATAAACACCAAAGCCcttgttgaaatttttttatggaaatatcccaaaaatatttaaaatgtattttctatttttttagacttttagaaaatgatttggagccctaaaattacaaaaatcattttggattttgaaaagttgaaCCAAGCATGCATCTTTTGGGTCCAGTTTTATCGATCGGGGTCTGGAGACCCTCGGTCTAGGCTCAGGAGCTCTCGGTCTAAGTAGTAGAGTCTCTCGGTCGAGGTACTAAGGATGCTCAGTCCTTAGCTAATCTTACCGGTCTAGGGGTAAAAACCTATCAGTCATGGACTAGAATGgggctaggtttctcggtcgaggtgtataaacttCTTAGTCTAGGGCTAGCTCTAGGCTCAATTCCTCGGTCCTTAGTCTCGGGAGTCTCAGTCCCAGGTTagggattctcggtcctagatttAGATTTCTCAACCGTGGGTCttaggagtctcggtcccaagtcagacctctcggtcatagGTTCGAGTTCTATTGGTCTtaggtcggacctctcggtcctaggtatGAATCCTCGGTTGGATTTCTTtgtccttgctcaagaacatcggtcctaggtctggaTCCCaactcaagaacattggtcctAGGTCTGAGTCCTAGTTTATTTatatcggtccttggtctcggttgGATCTCTCGGTCTTAGGCTCACATATCTCAGTCCTTAAGAACACAatgattcattttttaaattagtttttctagctctaattctttgatctaagagtTTGGTAGCTTCGCAAAGCTcctaggaacatgttgatcatcatctcaaggtatgagtcaacctagatgatgatcagttcgtttaaaatagtttttcatcaaaaattgggtttttgagtttaaagttgttttgaagtgaaaggaGCTATCCAATAATTTCCTTATAACAcatatatacttgattggtaccaaaacaataacattggttgttcgttttgaccatttcaagaaaataaaaattttattttaaattttttgattttgatcaaacatgaccgggatggatcaaacatgattcaaataatttcccaatatcattacaatcatgttgggaagctttttgAGCTGTGAATCGATCGAATTAACCCAATAACAACAAacccgttttttttttcaaaattcaaatatggCTTTTTGTATATTAGATCGATTCATCGATTCTATTATGtccagatagtttctaaatgatcataggattaatatttaatcataaaatcacataaacaaccaacatacaagcttatgtaatttgaaatataaaaatttcaaattcaaaatgtgAATATGAATTTTAGGATGATTGGAAcattaccaaggattggagaacactccttaatcTTTAATGAAGCTTTTTGGGTACACCAATCCGAGCTTCCAAGCCTTAAAGAGAATTTTCGGAAAATCTgaaagcttcaagctttaatggaggattttGAATTTCTTCGATTTAAAAGGGTTGTGTTGGCTTCTTTACTTTAGAATGACCTTAGGAGGGTATTTATACTACTCCTAAGTAGGTTGGGGAAGCATAGTGGTTTGAATGAGCTAAAATACATTAATGTATTTTTCCCGTTCTTCAGTCAACTCGTCGGAGTAGGCAATGACGAGGACTAAGGTTGtagggagaatgatcaccatcgtagggtgatcattctaGATTTTGAATCAGTCAAAACCATCAATAAATGGATATGTTCCAAAAAGCCAAAACTGATATCTGTTCTTTATCATTATCTTTGCGACGTTGCGACGAAGAAGACAACTAGAGCcaaaaacgacgtcgttttgtttatttttggtGTTCTGTTGGCGATCCGTCAACGTTTCGTCATGAACACGTGTTCCGTTAGCGTCTTGGCTAACAAGTGTCTCTTGATCCACTACGGCTCGGGCACACGCCTACTTCTACTACAACAGGGTGAGTGACCTCTTTCTAGGTGATATATGAAAATTCAACATTGATCCGATAGTCTTGGCGTGTGTTGCAACTAATTCACTTGGTTTCGGCCACACAGgatcacaattttatttttattttaaatccttaaggatttgtttgaaattgatttttctttcacccttttgccTTTAGTTTTGATCTTtctaaatacacaaaatattaaaataaatatgacaaatattttattaatttattttatatatttttaggatttaaataaataattctttttaggTGAATTTGATACAAAATTcactcttaattatttatttttgtcctttaatttttctaaaactattttgagatattatgggtacaatatttatcctaattttttttattttagccttacctcttaattaatttgattaataaacacattaattaatcataattaattgttttaaataagtttttggccatggagttaattattttgattttatttatttaaaaataattcaaaattaattatttgaatattataaattaaaatataaatttttagtgctaaaaatatgataatcaaTCTAGTCTTTAGAATTGCATTAAGAATtatctttcattttcaaatctaaccattatatatatatatatattttaaaaaattaatctatttttgAGTTATTAGAAAGAGAGTATTTAggaataaaacattttattgttATGAGATGAAAAACGTTGCTAGTCTCTAGGActtattaattgtttttgcGGGTAACATGAACGAAGTGAGATTTTTTTCTGAAAGAAAAGTTGACAATAAGCATAGTAGCATAATGAATGACTTCTTAGAGACAATAATTGAAGAACTTAAAATTATCGATTTTCCTTTGAAATGTGGTCAATTCACTTTTAGGAAAAGTGATGACAATGAGGATCACGTTCATTCTCATATcgacatatttttaattagtgaaTCAATCTTTGGAtgattttctaatatatttcaaaaggtaATTTTATGGAGTTGTTCAGATCACCGACCGATCTTGATAGATCACCGGAAGATGGAGAGAACATGTCGAACATTTAGATTcgaaaataaatggttgatcaAAGAGGACTTTATACCATGTGTACAATCATGGTGGGTGAATCAGTCATCTCTTTGTGAATTTAAGTAATTTGCGTAAGCTTCTCAAAAGTTTGTTATTGGGAGATCGTGCTTTATTTGTGCTAAATCTATAACTTGTGTAATGAAATTATTGTCATTGACGAGAATGAGGAGATTCGTGAACTCTCCGCTGATGTGGTTGATTCTCGGATTCACATTGTTAACAAGTTACTTAATATGtgtaaggaaaaaaaaactagggCACGCCAGCAAAGTAGAGTTACATGGTTAAAAGTCGGAGATAGAAACACCAAGTTTTTTCATGGGATCTCTAACGTGCTAGAaagaaataatttgataaattctATCTCGATCGAGGGAAGTTTATGATAGTGAACCTGAAATCTCTACGAGTATTATCAAATTCTATAAGGGTTTGTTTAATGAGTCATTTAAGGTTAGGCCTAAATTGAATGGtataacttttgattcaattagtacaATGAAAAAAGATATACCGGAGGCTCGTTTTACGTTGGAAGATGTTGAGGAGGTCATTAAGGGGTGTGGAAGTGATAAAGTGTCAGGATGCAATGtgtttactttttcttttttaagaaGGCGTGGCCTTTCCTTATAACTGAAATTATGGAAgcaattgatcatttttattgatttttatcatttgataagAGTTGGAACTCTACTTTGATATGTCTCCTTCGTAAAGTTCCGGGAACTATTAATGTGaagaattttatgtttattagtCTCGTTTCGTCATTCTATAAAATTATCACAAAATGTTTGGCCAACAAGTTGAGGATGGTGTTAGAGACAGTCATATATAGTAATCAGATGACGTTCATCAAAGATCGTCAAATCTATGATGCCGTATTAATAGCTAATGAGTGCATTGACTCAGCTAATTAAAGAGGTGAAAATGTGATTTTGTCAAGTTCGACAATGAAAAAGCTTATGATTGTGTCAATTGggagtttttatttgatgtaagGGACAAAATGAGAATGGGTGCGAAATGGATTGATTGAATTAGATTTTACATCTCGACGGTTAAGTTTTATGTCATTGTTAATGGAAGTTCTCTGGGATTTTTTGAGAGCTTTAGAGGGATCAGAAAAGGTGATCCACTCTTTTTTTTATTCGTCATTGTTATAGAAACTCTCTAAAAAATGATGGCTTTCGTAGAAAACTCGAGACTCATTCGTGGATTGAGTTGTGGATCAAGAAGATATCCTTTTAccatattatatttgttttttcgCTGATGACACACTCTGCATGGTTCAAGCTACTTATAGGAATTTTAAACACCTTCaagatattttatggttattcggTAAATGTTCTGGTCttcgagttaatcttaataaatccgacattttttttcaaattttgtttcgAATAGAAGAATGATAAGGTTGGTAAATGTGTTTGGGTTCAGAATTGGTGATCTTCCATCAACATATCTTGGTATTCCATTAGGTGCTAAATTGCGATCCAAGGTCTCTTTGGGGACCCAAATATCACTAAAATGGAATGTAAATTCTCTAGatagaaaagtaaaataatctcaaaaggTGGTCGGCtaatcctcattaagagtgtgttgtcatGTATGCCCATATATATAATGTCGTTATTCATTTTCCCCAAGAGTGTGGTAGTGAAAatggagagaataatgtgtaaatttctatggaaatcttctaactcatcattttgtcatctagttagttgggataaagttaaatattttaaagatcaaTGAGGTCTAGATAAtcgagatcttatttcttttaataaagcaTTATATCAAAATGATGTAGTAGATTTGTAATGGAGCCGAATAATATTTGGGCATCGATAATTAGATCTAAGTATGGTAATGATTGGTTTGGTTGGTTtaccaaaatgtctaattatccaatgtGATAAAGCATTTGAAGGGGAATTTATCATATGTGGAAAAGTTTTCGTGAGCAGTCTAGATTTATTGTGGGGGATGGTTCTTCAATTAGATTTTGATACGGCATTTGTtgtagtgtcaaaagtttaGCTACAATGTATCATGAGCTTGCTTACATTGCTATATGTAAAAATGCCACAGTTAAGGATATATTTGATCATCGGTCTAATGATTTtgctagccgaattagatatagaaagaGATTAAACATTGTGGAGACTTCATCCCATAATAGAGTTTCACTTTTGGTAGGACGCAAACAAGTGTCACCGTCTAAACAAGACATTATGCTTGGCAAGATATGGAGAGTTTCCATGTGAAgcattgctacaagttgttcactaagatgattccatataatttttattaggaaaaactttgggagtcaaagattccaTCCAAGATCTCATTCTTTAGATGGAGCATTATATATGGTGGGATTTTAGCAGATGAtacgtgcatgaaaaaaattgtattatggctagtcgtatgtgtcaaaAAGAGGTCGAAttgacaactcacttacttttgcattgtcgagggttgactagtatttggagtcttttgtATATTACTGTGATTAATTGAGTGATGTCTGAGTCTTTAGATAGTTGTtgagaagtttggattgatgcagCTGATATGACATGCCTaaatatttgggttaccattCCAATTATTCTTTGGTGTACTATCTGGTtgaagagaaatcgtcgaactttcaatgatcgtagtcgtctcatgtgtatcattcataatactattattatgaatgCTTTATGAGATTCGTTTAAAAAACTAGTAGAGTCTGTcggagttaatcgttcttctcaaAAATTTACGAGCCCAATAacctttttaaatattttttctttgttattttaatGTCATGATTTTCGTTTTGTTTAacgatttttttcttttcatttttaatatatatagacttttttttaaaataattaataaattaaattaaattacattaatatttaaaaaaaaataaagatatataattcactattattttatagttggcctaataaaaacaattaaatagtaatataatttgtaaatattagtttgattatttttatacatattaaaaaaattaaaatatgattatttattattttaaaataatatcattaaaatatcaaattaatttatatattagaggCTAGAGTCACCACCCTTCTACTTTAAAACAAATagacatatataaaaaaattatgaaagttagtggatcaattaattaattaaattatggaaATATATTCTTTGTAAAGAAGAGGGAGCCATGTCTAGACTAGAAGAACCATCTCCCCCTCccctctttctcttctctcagAAATTTAAAGTCTTCTCCTTATATAGCCACTGACGTACACAACAAATCTTTCTTCCGGAAGAGCTAATCTGAATCAGTTATACGAACGACAAAAATGATTCAGCTTCTTTTCCCGTTGGTATTCGCTGAAATGGCTTTGATCATAATCTTCGTCTTCAAGACTCTGCTGAGGAAGCCAGTGATAAGAAGCTTGGATAGAGTGAAACGCGACCGGGGCCCAATCATTGTTAAGGCTGTAGCCGGGACAATCTTGGCTGCCATGGTGTCGAGAATTTTCAGCATGATGAAGATCCAAAAGCGATATTGGTTGGGGAATGAGGAAATTAATTCGACTTCGGAGCAGCTTCTCCTGTCCAGACACCTTCTCGAGGCTTCCTTAATGggtatataaaagaatattgacATCTATTGTTTTGacttaaattagttatgttttgAGTTGGAATGggtaataaatgataataatcagatttttttttctttaataatgaaattgagTAATAATGAAAATGCAGGTTTCTCTCTTTTCCTTGGGCTAATGATAGAAAGATTGCACCATTACATAAGAGAACTTGATATAAGGAGGAAAACAATGAAGAAACAAAATCAAGTTTTCGAGGATGGAAGAGCTGTAAGTGTGAAGGAAACAGAAGTTATTGAGGAAGAAATGGCCATGCTAAGGGCCAAAGTGAAGAAACTAGAGCTAGATGTGGATGCCAAGACAAAAGAAGTGAATAATGCAGAAGAAAACGTACTCGCATTGAAGAACCAATCGAATGGATTTTTGCTGGAATATGATAGGCTGTTTGAGGACAACCAAAATCTACGATCCCAATTGAAAACACTGGATCGCAGGTTGTCTCATTCAGACAGCAGCAGGAAGGGTTAAGTAAGGAGTCAATAATTAACCTATAGTATGtatgtactttaatttttactAGCCAAAAGAATCTTACGTTTTACATAACAAACATTAATTGTTTCATTCTGATATTAGTTATGTAATATTGATGATCTTGGTGATTTTACTTTTGTGGACTGTGGTGATGTGAATTAATGGTTTCTTGCCTTGTGGGTGATAATGTATTacagaaattattattttgatttaattataatttactaCCTTATTTGTTGAAGTAATTGATGTATTTTTAACTTCTATATTCTTACTTCtcatatacaattaattaagaaaacaatCCATCATGTCTTCTCCAACTTTTAGTAGTTCACTTATTCTTCTCTAGTGTCCATCTTTTTGTTAgccttttcttctttctttctcgCAGCATCTCActtattctttctttcttttcttctttttcttttcttcttgaAAGAGATATGCCATCTTCCTCTTAGGTTGAGACTGATGGGCTTGCCACACCATGAAGGCATGCAAATCATTAGTCGCTTTTGCAGATCTAGATCTAGAAGCCCTTCTAGACTATAAGTATTTGTGTAATTTTTAGAAACGTAAATCTATATATACTAGGTAATCGAACTCTTTAACCCTTATTctctctatttatttataattttgtaaacaTCCTTCTTTACATATAGGTATTTTGCACTAGTAGAATAGAGGTCTTCTGTAACGACTACTAGTAACGGCGCTCGAACACTGTTACTAATACattttatctgtaacggttaaaTTTAACCGTTACTGTGATCAGAacatcagtaacggctttcgaggaccgttacagataaaaaattattgtaacgGTTATATAGATAtaccgttacagataatagcaatttaaaatttattttccgAATTAtgggtatctgtaacggtttctcaataaccgttacagatacgcCTGCAGTTAACGTTTCTGTAAAAGGATATTAGTAACGGCTTTATTCATTAACCGTTACCACTgtattatctgtaacggtttctcattaaccgttacagatacgcTGCCGTCTTTCCATATTTTCTGtaaatatctgtaacggttattgagaAACCGTTATAGATACGCCTTCAGTTACCGTTTTTGTAAAAGGATAACAGTGACGGCTTTCTTCATTAACCGTTACCACtatattatctgtaacggtttatcattaaccgttacagatacgcTGCCGtccttttatattttcttcaaatatctgtaacggtttatcattaaccgttacagatacgcCTTCCGAAGTTGAAAAGACAGTtaactatctgtaacggtttatcaTTAACCGTTACAAATACGCCTTCCGAAGTTGAAAAGACAGTtaactatctgtaacggtttatcattaaccgttacagatagtctTAATAAACCCCCGcgttctttcttctttcttttctttcttttctttcttttcttttcttcctccGCGCTTTCTTTTCTTCCTCCGATCTTCTTCCCGATCATCGTCGCCCGTCCTTCAAGTCGCCGCCTGTCCTTTCAAGTCGCCGCCAGGTCCGTTCAAC from Impatiens glandulifera chromosome 5, dImpGla2.1, whole genome shotgun sequence includes:
- the LOC124939075 gene encoding uncharacterized protein LOC124939075 is translated as MIQLLFPLVFAEMALIIIFVFKTLLRKPVIRSLDRVKRDRGPIIVKAVAGTILAAMVSRIFSMMKIQKRYWLGNEEINSTSEQLLLSRHLLEASLMGFSLFLGLMIERLHHYIRELDIRRKTMKKQNQVFEDGRAVSVKETEVIEEEMAMLRAKVKKLELDVDAKTKEVNNAEENVLALKNQSNGFLLEYDRLFEDNQNLRSQLKTLDRRLSHSDSSRKG